From the genome of Acipenser ruthenus chromosome 14, fAciRut3.2 maternal haplotype, whole genome shotgun sequence, one region includes:
- the ndufb2 gene encoding NADH dehydrogenase [ubiquinone] 1 beta subcomplex subunit 2, mitochondrial produces MSSIMKAGTVIRAGIQLLRRGPQRVGVRNAGGGAHIEAQYRQFPQLTKSQNFQAELLSSAMWFWILWHFWHDSDAVFGHFPWPDASKWTDEELGIPAEDEE; encoded by the exons ATGTCTTCCATAATGAAGGCTGGGACAGTCATTAGAGCTGGCATTCAGCTGCTTAGACGGGGACCACAGAGGGTCGGAGTCAGAAA TGCTGGTGGTGGTGCCCACATCGAGGCTCAGTATCGTCAGTTCCCACAACTTACCAAGAGCCAGAACTTCCAGGCAGAGTTACTCAGCAGCGCCATGTGGTTCTGGATTCTCTGGCATTTCTGGCACGACTCTGATGCAGTGTTT GGGCACTTTCCATGGCCTGATGCCTCTAAGTGGACTGATGAAGAGTTAGGAATCCCAGCTGAAGACGAGGAATGA
- the LOC117420013 gene encoding uncharacterized protein LOC117420013 isoform X2 has protein sequence MPAHAPPCHACAPPNLFDGLREWNVTFVVDTSGSMYSKLWGVKEHLIQALYDRAYMLPDFKFNIVEFNSEVSKWCDRSVRCSPQTLAEAVAWIRCLECRSVSDSWTTLTALAVAIGDPACHAVCLVTDGLPDSSPGGARPWLENWPPVHVVYLRQSSPQWLLQEIARETGGTFRMSALESTSVVEAAMPLSQAFCSVLGGSDSSLCYSGVPLHWPALCNPDSQRPVKAEVKGGSVDGAQGGPQLVRGARILARRYQDGFYYLGHLSQEVQGLEEVFTVEFESNKRFRGRSGCRLQETRLCDLVQYEDAVRCPVTPGDSVLAPWEPDLERYGPGTVLLGQESRGHNSDAETSEQGLVVNFWNGHTVRVRPGVAIQVPLQLYEFLVLELQMPLSARRKLQESSPGYPRTAPPGYRACRAEMVPAEHPCSYSATSTPSGAHFICPHRPGINCHSLSIWDALLEGTPRIDLSNGDTKKEGQGQRSLERSAASDLCTPSRAKKGVHAVGFKEGTHSKSEQLQIKHGGARKDVWRGTSASTVGNVIHCRALDPGCSLREPLWDREKRTNDEWRHSDPPPTSPISNRPGFTFSSKASHREVFQGIHQALRRDQKAIEAALLRPPANLTQKKKNSR, from the exons ATGCCGGCCCACGCCCCGCCCTGCCATGCTTGTGCCCCCCCGAACCTCTTTGATGGTCTCAGAGAATGGAACGTCACGTTTGTGGTCGACACCTCGGGGAGCATGTACTCCAAACTGTGGGGGGTGAAGGAGCATCTGATTCAGGCGCTGTATGATAGGGCTTACATGCTTCCAGATTTCAAATTTAACATTGTGGAGTTTAACAGCGAG GTCAGTAAATGGTGCGACCGGTCAGTACGATGCAGTCCACAAACTCTCGCTGAAGCCGTTGCCTGGATTCGCTGCCTGGAGTGCCGCTCTGTCTCAGACTCCTGGACAACACTGACCGCACTGGCCGTTGCTATCGGGGACCCAGCCTGTCACGCTGTGTGTCTGGTCACTGATGGGCTGCCGGACAGCTCCCCTGGAGGAGCCAGACCTTGGCTGGAAAACTGGCCTCCCGTCCATGTGGTGTATCTCAGACAGAGCTCCCCCCAGTGGCTACTGCAGGAGATAGCAAGGGAGACTGGTGGAACCTTCCGCATGTCAGCCCTGGAGTCTACCAGTGTTGTAGAGGCG GCAATGCCATTGTCCCAGGCATTTTGTTCAGTGTTGGGAGGCAGTGACAGCTCACTGTGTTACTCTGGGGTGCCTCTTCACTGGCCTGCCCTTTGTAATCCTGATTCACA ACGCCCTGTGAAAGCCGAGGTGAAGGGGGGCTCTGTTGATGGGGCCCAGGGGGGTCCTCAGCTGGTTAGAGGGGCTCGGATTTTAGCCAGGAGATACCAGGATGGGTTTTACTATCTCGGACATCTCAGCCAGGAGGTTCAG GGCTTGGAGGAAGTGTTCACAGTGGAGTTTGAGAGCAACAAGCGTTTCAGAGGCAGATCTGGGTGCCGCCTGCAGGAGACAAGGCTGTGTGATCTGGTGCAGTATGAAGATGCAGTGAGGTGCCCCGTCACTCCTGGGGACTCTGTCCTGGCTCCCTGGGAGCCCGATTTGGAGAGATATGGACCAGGAACTGTGCTGTTGGGCCAGGAGAGTCGAGGACACAATTCAG ATGCTGAGACCAGTGAGCAGGGTCTGGTAGTGAATTTCTGGAATGGGCACACGGTGAGAGTGAGACCAGGAGTGGCCATCCAGGTCCCCCTGCAGCTTTATGAATTCCTTGTTCTAGAACTCCAGATGCCCCTGTCAGCCAGACGGAAGCTCCAAGAATCTTCTCCAGGTTATCCCAGGACTGCTCCCCCTGGGTACAGGGCTTGCAGGGCTGAGATGGTCCCAGCTGAGCATCCCTGCAGCTATTCAGCCACCTCCACTCCCTCAGGAGCCCACTTTATCTGTCCACACCGGCCTGGCATTAACTGCCATAGCCTGTCAATTTGGGATGCACTGCTTGAAGGAACCCCTAGGATTGACCTATCAAATGGGGATACGAAGAAGGAGGGTCAGGGCCAGCGATCCCTTGAAAGATCTGCTGCTTCTGATCTTTGTACCCCTTCTCGTGCAAAGAAGGGGGTGCATGCTGTGGGGTTTAAGGAAGGAACACACAGTAAATCAGAGCAGCTGCAGATCAAACATGGAGGTGCACGAAAG GATGTCTGGAGAGGCACTTCCGCTAGCACTGTGGGGAATGTGATCCACTGCAGGGCTTTGGACCCAGGCTGTAGCTTGAGGGAACCTTTGTGGGATAGGGAGAAGAGGACCAATGATGAGTGGAGGCACAGTGACCCACCACCTACCTCCCCAATCAGCAACAGACCTG GGTTTACTTTCTCAAGCAAGGCAAGTCACAGAGAGGTGTTCCAGGGTATCCATCAGGCATTGAGAAGAGATCAAAAAGCCATTGAAGCTGCCTTGCTCAGACCCCCTGCAAACTTAACTCAGAAGAAG AAAAATAGCCGGTGA
- the LOC117420013 gene encoding uncharacterized protein LOC117420013 isoform X1 → MPAHAPPCHACAPPNLFDGLREWNVTFVVDTSGSMYSKLWGVKEHLIQALYDRAYMLPDFKFNIVEFNSEVSKWCDRSVRCSPQTLAEAVAWIRCLECRSVSDSWTTLTALAVAIGDPACHAVCLVTDGLPDSSPGGARPWLENWPPVHVVYLRQSSPQWLLQEIARETGGTFRMSALESTSVVEAAMPLSQAFCSVLGGSDSSLCYSGVPLHWPALCNPDSHRRPVKAEVKGGSVDGAQGGPQLVRGARILARRYQDGFYYLGHLSQEVQGLEEVFTVEFESNKRFRGRSGCRLQETRLCDLVQYEDAVRCPVTPGDSVLAPWEPDLERYGPGTVLLGQESRGHNSDAETSEQGLVVNFWNGHTVRVRPGVAIQVPLQLYEFLVLELQMPLSARRKLQESSPGYPRTAPPGYRACRAEMVPAEHPCSYSATSTPSGAHFICPHRPGINCHSLSIWDALLEGTPRIDLSNGDTKKEGQGQRSLERSAASDLCTPSRAKKGVHAVGFKEGTHSKSEQLQIKHGGARKDVWRGTSASTVGNVIHCRALDPGCSLREPLWDREKRTNDEWRHSDPPPTSPISNRPGFTFSSKASHREVFQGIHQALRRDQKAIEAALLRPPANLTQKKKNSR, encoded by the exons ATGCCGGCCCACGCCCCGCCCTGCCATGCTTGTGCCCCCCCGAACCTCTTTGATGGTCTCAGAGAATGGAACGTCACGTTTGTGGTCGACACCTCGGGGAGCATGTACTCCAAACTGTGGGGGGTGAAGGAGCATCTGATTCAGGCGCTGTATGATAGGGCTTACATGCTTCCAGATTTCAAATTTAACATTGTGGAGTTTAACAGCGAG GTCAGTAAATGGTGCGACCGGTCAGTACGATGCAGTCCACAAACTCTCGCTGAAGCCGTTGCCTGGATTCGCTGCCTGGAGTGCCGCTCTGTCTCAGACTCCTGGACAACACTGACCGCACTGGCCGTTGCTATCGGGGACCCAGCCTGTCACGCTGTGTGTCTGGTCACTGATGGGCTGCCGGACAGCTCCCCTGGAGGAGCCAGACCTTGGCTGGAAAACTGGCCTCCCGTCCATGTGGTGTATCTCAGACAGAGCTCCCCCCAGTGGCTACTGCAGGAGATAGCAAGGGAGACTGGTGGAACCTTCCGCATGTCAGCCCTGGAGTCTACCAGTGTTGTAGAGGCG GCAATGCCATTGTCCCAGGCATTTTGTTCAGTGTTGGGAGGCAGTGACAGCTCACTGTGTTACTCTGGGGTGCCTCTTCACTGGCCTGCCCTTTGTAATCCTGATTCACA CAGACGCCCTGTGAAAGCCGAGGTGAAGGGGGGCTCTGTTGATGGGGCCCAGGGGGGTCCTCAGCTGGTTAGAGGGGCTCGGATTTTAGCCAGGAGATACCAGGATGGGTTTTACTATCTCGGACATCTCAGCCAGGAGGTTCAG GGCTTGGAGGAAGTGTTCACAGTGGAGTTTGAGAGCAACAAGCGTTTCAGAGGCAGATCTGGGTGCCGCCTGCAGGAGACAAGGCTGTGTGATCTGGTGCAGTATGAAGATGCAGTGAGGTGCCCCGTCACTCCTGGGGACTCTGTCCTGGCTCCCTGGGAGCCCGATTTGGAGAGATATGGACCAGGAACTGTGCTGTTGGGCCAGGAGAGTCGAGGACACAATTCAG ATGCTGAGACCAGTGAGCAGGGTCTGGTAGTGAATTTCTGGAATGGGCACACGGTGAGAGTGAGACCAGGAGTGGCCATCCAGGTCCCCCTGCAGCTTTATGAATTCCTTGTTCTAGAACTCCAGATGCCCCTGTCAGCCAGACGGAAGCTCCAAGAATCTTCTCCAGGTTATCCCAGGACTGCTCCCCCTGGGTACAGGGCTTGCAGGGCTGAGATGGTCCCAGCTGAGCATCCCTGCAGCTATTCAGCCACCTCCACTCCCTCAGGAGCCCACTTTATCTGTCCACACCGGCCTGGCATTAACTGCCATAGCCTGTCAATTTGGGATGCACTGCTTGAAGGAACCCCTAGGATTGACCTATCAAATGGGGATACGAAGAAGGAGGGTCAGGGCCAGCGATCCCTTGAAAGATCTGCTGCTTCTGATCTTTGTACCCCTTCTCGTGCAAAGAAGGGGGTGCATGCTGTGGGGTTTAAGGAAGGAACACACAGTAAATCAGAGCAGCTGCAGATCAAACATGGAGGTGCACGAAAG GATGTCTGGAGAGGCACTTCCGCTAGCACTGTGGGGAATGTGATCCACTGCAGGGCTTTGGACCCAGGCTGTAGCTTGAGGGAACCTTTGTGGGATAGGGAGAAGAGGACCAATGATGAGTGGAGGCACAGTGACCCACCACCTACCTCCCCAATCAGCAACAGACCTG GGTTTACTTTCTCAAGCAAGGCAAGTCACAGAGAGGTGTTCCAGGGTATCCATCAGGCATTGAGAAGAGATCAAAAAGCCATTGAAGCTGCCTTGCTCAGACCCCCTGCAAACTTAACTCAGAAGAAG AAAAATAGCCGGTGA